CGAAAAAAATGGAAATACCCAATTTACGACTCAACAAGGACGATTATACTGAAATTGCAATGGATCTGGTCCTTTACCAACATCCAGAAACGGATGAAATAATCAAAAGGGCTAAAGACGCCATTGAAAATCCGGACCAACAAGAACGTTTTAACTTTCTACTTCCCTCCCTATCCAGTGATGAGGCCGTTAAAGGCAATTTTATGGCATCGCTTCAACTCGAAAAAAATAGGGCAAAAGAGGCATGGACCGCCACCGCCTTGGATAATATCAATCATCCGCTGCACGAGAAATTCGCCCTGAAACATTTAAGGGAAAGCTTAGATCTTTTGGATGAAATTCAAAAAACTGGCGATATTTTCTTTCCAAAACGCTGGCTGAGCAGTACCATTGGTAATCACACTTCAGAAGAGGCCTATCAAATTATTCAAGATTATTTGAAAGACAATCCCAACTTAAATCCTTCCTTAAAAAGTAAACTATGGCAAGCTGCGGACGACCTAAGAAGGGTCCAACTTTTAGAAAAACCTGTAAAACCTTAAAAAACGAATAAACATCTATCTGCTATAATTAGGAGATTCCTTGGTGATGGTTACATCGTGAGGGTGGCTTTCGTTGATACCACTGGCTGTTATCTTTACAAAACGGCCCGTTTCCTTTAGCGTTGCAATATCCTTCGCTCCACAGTAGCCCATACCCGCCCTTAGACCGCCAATAAACTGATGGATACTCTCGAATAAATCTCCCTTATAGGGAACACGACCAACAATACCTTCGGGCACCAATTTCTTGATATCATCCTCAACATCCTGAAAATATCGGTCTTTACTACCTTGCTTCATGGCCTCTACAGAGCCCATACCGCGGTAACTTTTAAACTTCCTACCTTCATAAATAATGGTCTCACCAGGTGATTCCTTGGTTCCCGCCAATAATGACCCTAACATCACAGTATCCGCTCCTGCAGCAATCGCTTTGGGAATATCGCCTGTGTAGCGTATACCTCCATCGGCAATAACGGGTACTCCAGAACCTTTAATGGCCGCCGAAACTTCTAGAACCGCCGAGAATTGTGGAAATCCGACACCAGCCACAACTCTGGTAGTACAAATAGATCCAGGGCCTATTCCTACCTTGACAGCATCAGCACCGGCATCGACCAAGTATTTGGCGGCCTCCCCGGTAGCAATATTACCTACGATGACATCCAAATCCGGGAATTTTTTCTTGACCTCCTTCAATACGGAAACCACACCTTTGGTATGGCCGTGAGCCGTATCGATTACCACGGCATCCACACCGGCATTTACCAAGGCCTCTGCCCTATCCACAGCATCCATAGTAACCCCAAGAGCCGCGGCAACACGTAACCTACCGTATTGGTCTTTGTTCGCAATGGGCTTTTGGGTGAGTTTTGTGATATCCCTAAAGGTTATCAATCCAATTAGTTTGTTATCCTTATCTACTACTGGAAGTTTTTCGATTTTGTGCTCTTGTAGAATATCCTCAGCTTCAGAAAGCGAAGTACCCTCACCGGCAGTAACCAGATTTTCAGAGGTCATTACTTCTGAAATGGGTCGGTCATTATTTTTCTCGAACCTTAAATCCCTGTTAGTCACAATTCCTATCAGTTTTCCTTCATCATCTACAATAGGAATACCGCCAATACTGTGTTCTTTCATATTGGCTTTGGCATCCTTAACCTTGGAATTCAAGGGCATGGTGACCGGGTCCAATATCATACCACTTTCAGCTCTTTTGACCTTTCGGACTTTTAGCGCCTGTTGCTCTATGGTCATATTTTTATGAAGCACACCTATTCCCCCTTCCTGGGCAATGGCAATCGCCATACGTGATTCCGTAACCGTATCCATTGCGGCCGAAATTATGGGAACATTAATAGTTATGTTTCTTGTAAATTTTGATTGAATGTTTACCTCTCTGGGTAAAACTTCGGAATATGCTGGTACCAAGAGTACGTCATCATAAGTAAGACCTTCTCCGAGAATTTTGTTAAGGTGAGCTTCCATGGCAATTAAGGATTTAATTGCGTGCAAATATAATGAATATAATTGGTTTATGGGGTTGGCAATTGGCCATTAAAAAAGCCGATAGCCATGCGTTTTATTTTATCATCAAAATGCCGAATCCAATTTAAACCTTCAAGCACAAAATTACCAATCCAATATTCGTTTTTGACCTTAAATTTTGAACTGTAAAGTGGTATAAAAAGTTCTGGGCTCAGAAGGAATAATCCCCGGTCCGGGATAACCTGTAGCCCTTCGGGTGAAATAACTATTGTTCAACACATTATTGATCCCCGCCTCGAGCTTCCATTTTTTATAGGTGTATGACAAAGAAAAATCCAGAATATCGTAAGCCGGAATTTCCCCTTCTATACCCCTTTGATTATCATTTATATCCCTAGGTGCGTTGGTTGCATCCGTAAACTGTTTGGACAAATAGGTATATTGTAAACTACCCAGCAGATTTCCGTATCCAAAATTGAGCCCTGTCTTTAGATTGATGGCTGGAATAAATTCAACCTTATTACCTTCTACATTAGTACTTTCCGATGATACATATTCAGAATCCGTCAATGCCAAGTTCATGAAATAGTTCATTTTCAATTTCTCCTCCGCTGGAAAAAAAGTTTCCTTAAGACTCCAGTTTGAAAAGCTTTCCAAACCATAAATAAACGCGGTTCCTATGTTACCACGAAAACGAATCACCCTACCCGTTTCCACTTCTTCGCCAACGGCATTTATTCGGGTTTCATTTTTAAGAATCTCACCCAATCTATTATCATACAAAAGTCCAAATGCACTTACATCATAGGATAAAACGTTCTTGTACCTTCCACGAAACCCGACATCAGAAGTAAAACCATTTTCATCACTGATATTTTTATCTATTTGAAACGAAGGATTTACTACACGTATATCGCTAAAGGTAACCGACCGATAATTTTGCGAGAAATTACCATAGAATTCAATGTTTGGGTTTAGTTTGTAGGTGGCACCTAGACCAAGAAGAAGGAACGTCCTATTAAACTCCCTATTATCTTGGACATCTTCGTTCAACAAAGGGTTACCCGCCAAGTCCAATACAATATTCTTATAACTTCCTATACTTTGTGTTTTTATATGTTCCAACCTAAATCCTGGGGTAAGGGTCAACTTGGAAGTAACATTAAAAATATTTTCGCCAAAGAAGGCGAGGTTTGCATTTGGAAAATCAAATTCTGATTGTCTTTCATAGTTGGGAAAATCTTCATCGGCAAAGTTAAAATCAGCATTGGTATCGGCAGACCCAGGACCCTGTCTTTGATCATTATTGGTCCTATAAATTTTAGACCCCAATAGAAGTGCTGACTGTGAATCTCCCAGCTTATATCTCGTGAGTAAACGGGCCTCTGCACCCCAGTTTTTAAAATTGTCCACTAATAATTCCCTTGGTTCCTCGAGGTCGTCCGGTTGCGATACCCTATTGGTCCTAAAGCCTAGAGCGCTTCGGGAGGCATCCAATCCAAATATATTTAGACTAAAATCGGTATTTGTGGAAAATTTATGGTCCAAGCGTGCCGAATATAATTTCCAACTTACATCGAACCAATTCCTACTTCTGTTGCTATAGGTCGGGTCTTGAATGAATTGTGCATCTGTAAGTCCACCCGGCTGTTGTGCCAAATAATCCAAAAACGTGGTCTCAAGAGTCAGTTTTGTCCTATCCGAAACTTGATAACCCACATGCGCATAGTAATTTCGGCTATTGTAATTCGAATTTGGCCTAAAACCATTGCCTTCCTTATAATTGAAATAGGTGTAGTAACTCAATTTCCCTACGGTTCCACTCAGACTGTTAAAGCTTGTTTTGAGATCATAAGAACCCAAAGTCTGTCTGCTCACCCATTCTATCTTCTTTGAAGGATTGGGTGCCTTAAACTTAAAGTTGACAA
This window of the Maribacter cobaltidurans genome carries:
- a CDS encoding TonB-dependent receptor domain-containing protein: MKLREYSYILLFLITFSAFGQVNLSGTIVDTEGVPVVDAEIYMKQLERLETTDLDGRFLFKNITPGEYSLVIFAYEFEIQERELTIREDTNLNLRLERLKTQNLSEVVLSQKREQIFELKQLKKVDGTAIYAGKKSEVVLLEGITGNMAANNSRQVYSQVVGLNIYDNGDAGLQLNIGGRGLDPNRTANFNTRQNGYDISADVLGYPESYYTPPAEALEEIQVVRGAASLQYGTQFGGLVNFKFKAPNPSKKIEWVSRQTLGSYDLKTSFNSLSGTVGKLSYYTYFNYKEGNGFRPNSNYNSRNYYAHVGYQVSDRTKLTLETTFLDYLAQQPGGLTDAQFIQDPTYSNRSRNWFDVSWKLYSARLDHKFSTNTDFSLNIFGLDASRSALGFRTNRVSQPDDLEEPRELLVDNFKNWGAEARLLTRYKLGDSQSALLLGSKIYRTNNDQRQGPGSADTNADFNFADEDFPNYERQSEFDFPNANLAFFGENIFNVTSKLTLTPGFRLEHIKTQSIGSYKNIVLDLAGNPLLNEDVQDNREFNRTFLLLGLGATYKLNPNIEFYGNFSQNYRSVTFSDIRVVNPSFQIDKNISDENGFTSDVGFRGRYKNVLSYDVSAFGLLYDNRLGEILKNETRINAVGEEVETGRVIRFRGNIGTAFIYGLESFSNWSLKETFFPAEEKLKMNYFMNLALTDSEYVSSESTNVEGNKVEFIPAINLKTGLNFGYGNLLGSLQYTYLSKQFTDATNAPRDINDNQRGIEGEIPAYDILDFSLSYTYKKWKLEAGINNVLNNSYFTRRATGYPGPGIIPSEPRTFYTTLQFKI
- the guaB gene encoding IMP dehydrogenase; amino-acid sequence: MEAHLNKILGEGLTYDDVLLVPAYSEVLPREVNIQSKFTRNITINVPIISAAMDTVTESRMAIAIAQEGGIGVLHKNMTIEQQALKVRKVKRAESGMILDPVTMPLNSKVKDAKANMKEHSIGGIPIVDDEGKLIGIVTNRDLRFEKNNDRPISEVMTSENLVTAGEGTSLSEAEDILQEHKIEKLPVVDKDNKLIGLITFRDITKLTQKPIANKDQYGRLRVAAALGVTMDAVDRAEALVNAGVDAVVIDTAHGHTKGVVSVLKEVKKKFPDLDVIVGNIATGEAAKYLVDAGADAVKVGIGPGSICTTRVVAGVGFPQFSAVLEVSAAIKGSGVPVIADGGIRYTGDIPKAIAAGADTVMLGSLLAGTKESPGETIIYEGRKFKSYRGMGSVEAMKQGSKDRYFQDVEDDIKKLVPEGIVGRVPYKGDLFESIHQFIGGLRAGMGYCGAKDIATLKETGRFVKITASGINESHPHDVTITKESPNYSR